The Phaenicophaeus curvirostris isolate KB17595 chromosome 27, BPBGC_Pcur_1.0, whole genome shotgun sequence DNA window CTTACTGCAGATTTTCCCACTCCATTAGTGGTGCTAACGGgctcccctcttcccctggCCCTCAGGTGGAAGTGGCTCTTTCATGCTTCCAGACGGCAGAGCCCCTCCGTTTACCTCTCAATGAGGTGTAGTTCCTGTACTAAACCGCGCAGGCTGTTGGAGCAAAAGGACATGGCAGCAACTGGTGCTCTGTGGGAGCCGGGAGCTCAGGAGATGCAGTAGATGCGGCTGTTGCACCGCTTTGGCTTCTCTGGTGGGACTGGAGCCAGGATTCTGAGGCATGGTTCCTCTTATTGAAACCGACcaaccttttctctctcctggctGGGTTTTATTTCGCTCTGGAGAGCTCCTGAGGTGCGGATGCATGGGCACGCAGTGGGCAGAGCTGCTTGATGGCCAGACCTTGGTCTGAGACAGCTCCTGCCCAGCCTGTGGTGAGGGCACCGTGGGCAGCTGGTGGGGTTACGGCCCCTGGCCTCCACGTGCCCAGCTGCTGCCTTTGGAGTAAGCCAGTGTCTGCAGGCCCTTGGGAGTGCAgcggctgctgctggctgcagggagcagggctggccTCTGCTTCTGCCCCACCATGCCAGCATTTCCACGCTGCGCCCAGCATCTCCTCCTTGCCTCCGAGCAGGATGCGTGGCGTCAGCTGCAGCCTGCCAGGCTTGCTGTGGCCTCACCCCTGCTCTGAGAAGCTGCTGGGAGAAAACCCTCCATGGCCCTCTGGATGCGTGGCAGCGCAGCCGGGCTGCTCGACTCGTGCCCTTTCCTTGGAAGGGCTGGGAAGAgactggtgctgctgctgagaagcGGTGGATGCGGCTGCTGCATGGCTTTGGCTTCCCTGGCAGGACCGAAGCCAGAATTCTGAGGCATGGTGCCTCTTTAAAGAACAAACCAAccctttctctttcccacttgtttttttttttttttttttttgcaaataccATACTTTCTGTTGGAATTTGTCCACGGGTAACTGAGATCTGTGCGGTGCAGCAGCCCATGGGGGTCCTGGTGCCCCTGCCACCCACGGGGTCTTCCCGGCGGCTCTCCCGTGGGGTGTGGGACGCGGGTCCCCGGTCTCAGTGGCCAAGTGAGAGTCCTGAGATGCGCGTCCCAGGGGTGCAGGCTGGGCttgggatgcaggatgcgggTCCTGGGtcctgggggtgcaggatgcggatcctggggtgcagggtgcGGGATGCAGGTTGCACCTTCCAGGATGCGGGTCCTGGGGTGCAGGTCCCGGGGTGCGGGATGCGCGCTGGACTCGGGATGCAGGGTGCGGGTCTGGGCTCGCGGGGTCGGGGGGTGCAGCGTGCGGGTCCTGGGGCGCGGGccccgggcggggcggggcgctcTGTCTCCGCTCCGCGTTGGCCGCGGGGTCGCTGATTGGCAGCGCGGGCGGTGCCGCCCTGATTGGCTGCCGGGGCCGCACAAACCCGCGGCGCGCGGCGGCGGGGCCagagcggggcgggcggcgcggcgggctcggctcggctcggctcggctcggctcggctcggctccgctccgctccgctccactcggctccgctcggctccgctcggctccgctcggctcggctcggctccgTGCATCTCAGCTGGGCTCAGCCAGGCTCAGTTCAGCGCTGCTCGGCtgggctcagctcagctcagctcggTTCAGCTCGGCTCGGTTGCAGACAGCAGTCGGGGTTTGGTGCTCCGGTCAGCGCTGGGCATCCCCGGTGATGGGTGGCGGGCAGGGACTCACCCTGGGGGCACTGGTCCCGCTGGCCATCGGGCTACTAGGCTGCGGGCTACTGGGCTGCAGTGGGGCCAGCGAATACGACTACGTCAGCTACCAGTCCGACCTGGGTCCGTACCCGGGCGGACGCTTCTACGCAAAGCCGCACCAGTGTGTGGCCATCCCCGCCGACCTGCGGCTCTGCCACAGTGTGGGCTACGACAAGATGGTGCTGCCCAACCTGCTGGACCACGAGACCATGGCCGAGGTGAAGCACCAGGCCAGCAGCTGGGTGCCGCTGCTCAACAAGAACTGCCACATGGGCACCCAGGTCTTCCTGtgctccctctttgcccctgtctgcctGGATCGGCCGGTCTACCCGTGCCGCTGGCTCTGTGAGGCCGTGCGCGACTCCTGCGAGCCAGTCATGCAGTTCTTCGGCTTCTTCTGGCCAGAGATGCTCAAGTGTGACCAGTTTCCCCAGGATGATGTCTGCATTGCCATGACAGCTCCCAATGCCACCGAGGTCTCCAGGCCCAAAGGTAAGGGGTGACCCACGCTACATCCCTGCAGCCGGCACTTTCCTCCGAGCCGATGGGGCAGACGTGAGCCCCAGAGCAGCCATGTGGGACCAAAGCAGGTCTTGCAGCAGGAGGGGGATCACCTGGACTCTGCTTCCTGGCAGCAGTCTTCCTTCAGCCTCCAAGTGCTCCATGAGCACTCCTGTCCCAAGGAAGGTAGGATGCCCTGCCAGCTCCTCGCCTCCATCCTGGAGACAGGATAGTACTGGGACATGGTGGGTGCATGGGTGCTCTGATTCCTGTGCAGATGCTGGAGCCTGGCTCTGGTTCTTTATGAACCAGGGCTTTGATCCTCCATCCTCCCGGTGCTGCCCTGGCAGCGGTTTCTCTCCCAAGCCTGATTCCTGCGGGGCTGTTCTGGGCAGCAATGGAACGTGTAGTCCCCAGTGGCAGAAAGTGCTGCCTGACAGGGGTAAATGGTGAGAGCAGCCCTGGTGGGATGCCCTGCTTCCTGAGCAGTCCCAGGGTGAGAGGCTGGGCAGCTGGAGGCTGCGTGGCCGGTGggaatccagccctgctctcaGGTGGGCTGCGTGCTGGCGAGGGGGCAAGGGAGGCAGCAAGAAGCACCTGGGGACACTGGGCACGGTTCTTGTTTGTCTCCATCGCTTGCGGCAGGTCtgtttgaggccaggctggCTCATTTGTGTGAGTTGCCGTGAGGTCGGCTTGTTGCTGAaaacttttaaagtaaataaatatccCGGTGTGGCTTCGGGATTCCTCATCGGAGCTCGCTGAAAGGCTGGCAGGAGGGCCCTTTGTAGAGGGGGAATGCAGAGGGCTATAAAAAGCGCAATGCTTTCCTGTGTCCGGAGCTTCACGGAAAGAGGTAGCAGCTCCCAGTTTCATGGGGGGGATAAGTGTAGGCACTCGGGAGGAGCTCAGGACTGAGGAGCCACGTGTGGGGCTGAGCGGTTGCCCTGGCTTCTGTGCTGTATCCAGAACTCATCCAGGTTGCCCTTCGCGGCGGCTGCTTGTGTGCAGTTACCTTTACAGACAAAGGCTTTGCATCGTGCTGGACGTCCTCGCTGGCCAGAGACTGGGCAGTGTTATCCCCACGTTCCAGTGGGACGCATGCTTCAGGGACCTCTTGAGTTACGGGGTGGGAAGGGGCACACCCTGCAGCAGAGGTGTCCCCAGGAGCAGGGTGCGTGGAGGGAGGTGGGAGTGATGGCTTGAGCGGGATGGGGCAGCGGCTGcaggtgggcagggagggattCCCTAGCTCAGCACCCGTTGGAGCTGTACGAGGAACCTGTGAGTGTCTTGGTGGTGGCAGCCAGAGGCAGGTGGCGTGTGAAATGTGAACCCGCGCCGGGGGTGAGGTTTGGCTGCTCTTGCTTCCGGGGACCCAGCCTCTCCCCGTACAGCGCCAACGGCAGCACAGTTGGCTTTCTTGCTGTGGCTTGCACTTACGGATGCGATTGCTGGAGGAAACTCTTTGTTTTCCAGGAAGGCTCTAAAATCATCTGCCCTGTGTGAACCTAGACCCTTGGTCAAGACCGCAGTTGGTCCTGTGATGCAGGTACAAAGGTTGCTTTTATTCTCCAAGGACTTGCAGCCAATCGTGCTCCTGGGGCAGCTGGGTCTGAGCTACGACAGTCTCTATGTGAGCAGTGTCTCCTCAGTTTTCCCTTGCGTTTAACATGAACTTTCTGGTCACCTTTCAGACCTGCTATCACAGCAGCACTTTGGCAGGACATTACTGCTTTCTTTTAGTGCTGCTGATGTGCCTGTTTGCACAGTACTGGGGCACCATGTTGTCGTTCACAGGTATTGCTAAAATGAGTTTCTTACAAGGAATTCCATGTGCTCCTGTCTGAATCCTTTGTGGATATATTGCTGGTCCTCTTTGACGTGCAGAGAGGCCTCATTCTGCACAAGCTTTAGAGTGGGTTCAACTGGCTCTTTGAGCGAACTGTGTCAGAGCTGGGTGAGTGTTGCAGGGAAGTATCGCAGCCACTTGGATAAACTAGTCTCTGCTAAATGGCTTCACAAAGCTTGTGTGCCAAGCACTTTTAAATGAGCAATTTGTTCACAAGGATTTTTACAGAAAGTGAGTCTTTAAAGTTGTTGTGCAGACATGAACTCTGTAGCATTCAGTGGAGCAGTATAGGAGCCCTGGCTGCTTGTAGTATTTCAGGAGAAACCCTTGCAGGTGCTGTCACTGGgccccagcagctctggaggGGTGAGGCCAAGCTCCCTGTGCCTGTTGCCCTGGCCAGGGCTCTGCTTTGTGAGGAGATGAAcaattttaatggaaaacacTTCTTCAGGGTGGGAAGGTTGGATCCCAGCAATGCCAGGCTGGACCTGTGGCTCTGGTGTGCCAACTTTCACAGCTGATGCTGGTTTGTGGCAGAGGGTTCTGGTGTGTGTTCCATGAATAACCTCCGCTCGCTCTGCCACATTCACTGAGTGCTGGGACGCTCTCACCCCAAACAGCTTACAGGGAAAACAGCAAACTTAAAACTTAATTGTGGCCACTGTGGTGATGTAAAGCAACACAGGCGGCTCTCCTGCACTGATGCTTCTGCTCCCATGTTCTGGAGAAGTGCCTGCAGTGATAGCCAAACTCAACGAGGTGCCCAGCACTTTGTCCACTGGCTGCTGTGCCGCTGGCTCCTGCAGGCAAGGGTTGTGTGTGGGTGAGCACACGTGTGCCGCTGCAGTTCAGTCCGTGTCCCTGTTCGTGCCTGGTCCTACCCTCCTCCTTGCCTGCAGTTTGTGTGCATCTTCTGCGAGCGCTGGCTCGTGAAGCCCCTTCGGGCACCAGAGTGCATTTCCTATTGATTCCCAGAGGGTCAGGACCCAGCCGTGTCCCCCCTCTTCTCTGGGTGCTAGTAAGAACAAGccctttcagtgtttttccccATTAACACCTCGAAATTGGAATTTGTTTCTGCCTCTCAAAGAGCTGACCTGCTGAATTCCTTTCTCCTTAAGCACGGGGCGGTAAAGCCTGCAGGCCCGCAGGATGCATCAGGGGAGTTGCAGATTAATATAGCATTACACATTCCTTCTCTTGCCCCTGGAGTAAGCTGGCTCCAAAGCCTGGTGTTAGAAAATGGTCAGCAGGGAAAAAGCGAGCTGTAAGCAGGCTAAAGCTGTGCGTGAAACGGAGCCGTCGGCTGCAGCAGACGGGCCCCAGCCAGGATGCCGTGGGCTGGGAGGCTGGCGGCTGTGCTGGATTCCGGGAGGTGCAGTGGGTCAGTGTCCCctggcagccctgcaggcaCGGCCGCAGTGTGACCAGCTGCAAGAGGCAGGGCTGGAGGATGCTCCCCACCCGTGGAGCTGCCCAGTACGCAGCGCCGGTGAGCACTGGGTGCCCGCTGCTGCTCACCTGGCCATGGGGGTTCTCTGGCATGGGTGGCATGCTGAGGGCTTGGCCCtggtgcagggatgcagcagcctgGCAGTGGGACGAGGCTGCTGCTTGTGCTGTGCTGGATGGCTGGCAGTGCTCGATCAGTCCTGGGcatcagcagagctgcagggaagtGTTTTCTCTGGATGTGCCTGCAGCATGGCTGGTAGATGTGCTTTGTGTTGCCAGTGGGAAGCGGGGTAGATGCAGTGCCCTGTGGAAGGGGCAGCCCAGGGCgactgcagcagctccagcccgtGTAGCACAGCTGCTGGCGAGGAGGGTCTCTGCCATCCTGGTGTGCCGGAGCATTCCCAGGGGATGCTGTAGCACAGCTAAAACAAAGCCTGGAACAATGAGtcttattttccattatttagatttttttttctcctttggttGCCTGGAAAGCTCatagagaggacacagaggtgGCTTTTACGTTGTTTATTTGGCCTGTGTGGGCTTGGCGAGTCTCCCCGTGTGCACTGTGGAGGCACAGGGAAGTGCTTTGCCCTCTGGGATGTGTGGAGAAGAGCTGATGCATGGCAGGTACCTCCCCCTCATTACCGAGGGTGGTCCCAGCACAGCAACCGACTCTTGGCACCACAGCAGGGACAGACAACTGGGGCTGTCGCCTCCTGCATGCTTCCCAACTCCCACATCACGAGCTCATTAAATGTGCAGTCTGGATGGAAATATTCTGATggctgattttaaaataaagtgttgAGGACGTCACCATGTCTCCAAAGGCTGGCTTCTGCCCATGTCACTCCAGGTCAAGGCAGTAAAAGTGGCAATTGTGTGTTAGGGTTTTGGAAGAGGAAGCTGCCCGGGCGATGGGTGCTTCTTGTGGGtactgggacactgggaatggTGCCGTTAAGTGAGCTGTTGGGTGCTGTGATGGCTCCTTGTGACCTGTGCATCAGGGTGGCTGGATGGGCAGCTGCCCTGCATATGTGATTAATAAAGACATGGTGTGTGACCCCAGGAAGGAGTGTTTGGCACTGAACGGATTGGGGAGGGCGGGATgcaagagggaaagaagaagccacagaaaagaaatgtctCGCCTGAAACCCTGCGGGGCATCTGTGACTGAGGAGACTCAGCCCTGTGGTCTGTGCGGGTTGTGGCTGTGCCTCCCTCACCAGCCGCTCCGCCTCTGCACCCCTCTTGCTGGGACATCTCTCAGTTTTTCATGCACAGCATTGCTGCGGGTTTTGCCAGCCTTGCTCCAGGTTGGAAGGGGATGAGTGCTCCATTTGCATGCAGGGACCAGCAGATGTGTCACTGCAGCACCATTCTTGAGAATAACTCCCTTGTGTGGGAATGAGCCCTGCGTTCTGCTGGACTGGGAACAGAAGCAGCATCTCTGAGCTTCATAAGTTCA harbors:
- the SFRP1 gene encoding secreted frizzled-related protein 1; this encodes MGGGQGLTLGALVPLAIGLLGCGLLGCSGASEYDYVSYQSDLGPYPGGRFYAKPHQCVAIPADLRLCHSVGYDKMVLPNLLDHETMAEVKHQASSWVPLLNKNCHMGTQVFLCSLFAPVCLDRPVYPCRWLCEAVRDSCEPVMQFFGFFWPEMLKCDQFPQDDVCIAMTAPNATEVSRPKGTTVCPPCDNEMKSEAIVEHLCASEFALKMTIKEVKKENGDKMIIPRKRKALKLGPIRKKNLKKLVLYLKNGADCPCHQLDNLGHYFLIMGRQVKTQYLLTAIYKWDKKNKEFKKFMKKMKSPDCPTFPSVFK